In the genome of Amia ocellicauda isolate fAmiCal2 chromosome 3, fAmiCal2.hap1, whole genome shotgun sequence, one region contains:
- the abhd14b gene encoding putative protein-lysine deacylase ABHD14B — protein MSAVKMSEGHVTLASGGPPLFYRQAEPGQGSARLAVLLLHGIRFSSENWLNIRTLETLADASCRAVAIDLPGFGNSKDAIAPAPVGEPAPGNFLKQVSEALQLGPAVVISPSLSGMYSLPFLLQHSELLKAYIPVAPICTDKFTAEQYGSVQTPTLIVYGDQDTQLGKVSLNNLTKLANHKVVVMKGAGHACYLDNPAEWHRALLEFLGTL, from the exons ATGTCTGCAGTGAAGATGAGTGAGGGCCATGTGACGCTGGCGTCGGGGGGGCCACCGCTGTTCTACCGGCAGGCCGAGCCGGGTCAGGGTTCGGCCCGCCTGGCGGTGCTTCTTCTGCACGGCATCCGCTTCTCCTCCGAGAACTGGCTGAACATCCGCACCCTGGAGACGCTGGCAGATGCCAGCTGCCGCGCCGTGGCCATTGACCTGCCAG GATTTGGCAACTCCAAGGATGCCATCGCGCCCGCCCCGGTGGGGGAGCCGGCGCCCGGGAACTTCCTGAAGCAGGTGTCCGAGGCTCTGCAGCTTGGCCCGGCCGTGGTCATCAGCCCGTCTCTGAGCGGCATGTACTCCCTGCCCTTCCTGCTCCAGCACAGCGAGCTGCTCAAGGCCTACATCCCTGTGGCGCCCATCTGCACCGACAAGTTCACCGCCGAGCAGTACGGCAGCGTCCAG ACCCCGACACTGATCGTGTACGGCGATCAGGACACCCAGCTGGGGAAGGTGTCCCTCAACAACCTGACGAAGCTGGCCAACCACAAGGTGGTGGTGATGAAGGGCGCGGGCCACGCCTGCTACCTCGACAACCCCGCCGAGTGGCACCGGGCGCTGCTGGAGTTCCTGGGGACGCTGTGA
- the mst1 gene encoding hepatocyte growth factor-like protein yields MESLLACLTWALLAALGAASRSPLNDFQRSEGRELVPMNEKTSRVRSLPGLTLEECAQQCSESLDCRAFNFETRPAVKCKLLPWTRDPSLAEVKRNVNSDLYEKKDYVRKCIVGNGMNYRGSVRVTVSGRECQHWWSRFPHDHRYTPTSQNGLDLNYCRNPDGDPKGPWCYTTDPDKRYESCGIPSCENEVCITCNGEDYRGQVDHTRNNLECQRWDLQVPHQHIYQPEKYPDKSLDDNYCRNPDASPVPWCYTTDPKVERQNCQISKCSHPSPSPQRRSRSSHTTHCFRGRGEDYRGSVNETTSGIPCQRWDAQKPHKHPFIPEIYECKGLEENYCRNPDGSEAPWCFASVPEMRTAFCLQIKRCADDVEAEDCYHGNGNNYQGTVRKTRKGTACQKWSVNTPHKTKINPTTFPHANLTENYCRNPDGDRHGPWCYTTDPKTEFDYCAIKQCAGEVVSLIEPSENVEFNECGKREDRVNNFARIVGGTPGNSPWTVSLRDRKGNHFCGGSLVNAKWVISTRQCFSSCDADLTGYSAMMGTVFRNPKDGEPTEQNIPLSSISCGPSESYLVMLQLESPVQFSERVSQICLPPERFIVPEGTTCEIAGWGETRGTGNENVLNVAQMPVLGNKECNKYFRSRVKDNEMCTAPFQAGVGACEKDYGGPLACQNSDCWVLEGVMIPMRRCGHPGQPSIFIRVSVYVDWIKKVIGIA; encoded by the exons ATGGAGTCCCTTCTCGCCTGCCTGACCTGGGCGCTGCTGGCGGCTCTGGGAGCAG CATCGAGGAGCCCTCTGAATGACTTCCAGCGCTCGGAAGGACGTGAGCTGGTGCCCATGAATGAGAAGACCAGCCGGGTGCGCTCTCTGCCTGGCCTGACTCTGGAGGAGTGTGCCCAGCAGTGCTCGGAGTCCCTGGACTGCAG AGCCTTTAACTTTGAAACACGTCCCGCAGTGAAGTGTAAACTGCTGCCTTGGACCCGAGACCCAAGCCTTGCCGAGGTGAAGCGCAACGTGAACTCTGACCTGTATGAAAAGAAAG ATTACGTTAGGAAGTGCATCGTGGGTAATGGGATGAATTACCGCGGCAGCGTGCGGGTGACGGTGAGCGGGCGTGAATGCCAGCACTGGTGGTCCAGGTTTCCACATGACCACAG atacacaccCACGTCCCAGAACGGCCTGGACCTAAACTACTGTCGCAACCCGGACGGCGACCCCAAGGGCCCCTGGTGTTACACCACCGACCCAGACAAGCGCTACGAGTCTTGCGGGATCCCCTCGTGTGAAAACG AGGTGTGCATTACCTGCAATGGGGAGGATTACCGCGGACAGGTGGACCACACTCGGAACAACCTGGAGTGTCAGCGCTGGGATCTCCAGGTCCCCCATCAGCACATATACCAGCCTGAGAA GTACCCGGATAAGAGTTTGGATGACAACTACTGTCGCAATCCGGACGCCTCCCCCGTCCCCTGGTGCTACACCACTGACCCCAAGGTGGAGCGGCAGAACTGCCAAATCAGCAAGTGCT CCCATCCATCCCCCTCTCCCCAGAGACGCTCTCGCTCCAGCCACACGACGCACTGTTTCCGCGGCCGTGGGGAAGACTACCGCGGCAGTGTCAACGAGACCACCTCGGGCATCCCCTGCCAGCGCTGGGACGCACAGAAGCCGCACAAGCACCCCTTCATCCCGGAGATCTATGAGTGCAA AGGGCTGGAGGAGAATTACTGCCGGAACCCTGACGGCTCGGAGGCGCCCTGGTGTTTCGCATCCGTCCCGGAGATGAGGACGGCCTTCTGCCTGCAGATCAAACGCTGCGCCGATGACGTCGAGGCAGAAG ACTGCTATCATGGCAATGGGAACAACTACCAGGGGACGGTCCGCAAGACCCGCAAAGGAACCGCCTGCCAGAAGTGGAGCGTCAACACCCCTCACAAAACCAA GATTAACCCAACCACCTTCCCCCACGCCAACCTGACCGAGAACTACTGCCGCAACCCCGACGGAGATCGGCACGGGCCCTGGTGCTACACCACCGACCCCAAGACCGAGTTCGACTACTGCGCCATCAAACAGTGTG CGGGAGAGGTCGTCTCTCTCATCGAACCCTCAG AGAATGTGGAGTTTAACGAGTGTGGCAAGAGGGAGGACCGAGTGAACAACTTTGCACGCATCGTGGGCGGCACCCCCGGGAACTCGCCCTGGACTGTCAGCCTGCGGGACAG gaaAGGAAACCATTTCTGTGGAGGTTCCCTAGTCAATGCGAAGTGGGTCATCAGCACCCGTCAGTGCTTCTCATCCTG CGACGCCGATCTCACCGGGTACTCGGCCATGATGGGCACCGTGTTCAGAAACCCAAAGGACGGCGAACCGACCGAGCAGAACATCCCCTTGAGCAGCATCTCATGCGGGCCCTCCGAGTCCTACCTGGTCATGCTGCAGCTGGAATC GCCGGTGCAGTTCAGTGAGCGGGTGTCTCAGATCTGTCTGCCCCCTGAGCGTTTCATCGTCCCAGAGGGCACCACCTGTGAGATTGCCGGCTGGGGGGAGACCAGAG GCACCGGGAATGAGAACGTGCTCAACGTGGCCCAGATGCCAGTTCTCGGCAACAAGGAATGTAACAAGTACTTCCGGAGTCGCGTGAAGGACAACGAGATGTGCACCGCGCCCTTCCAGGCCGGAGTAGGCGCCTGCGAG AAAGACTATGGCGGCCCCCTCGCCTGCCAGAACAGCGACTGCTGGGTGCTAGAGGGCGTGATGATCCCCATGCGGCGCTGCGGACACCCAGGGCAGCCCAGCATCTTCATCCGCGTGTCTGTGTACGTGGACTGGATCAAGAAGGTCATCGGCATCGCATAA